A genomic segment from Streptomyces sp. NBC_01233 encodes:
- a CDS encoding DNA cytosine methyltransferase, with product MRDLIVDLFAGPGGWGHALHVLGVRDVGLEWDEWACKTRAAAGQTTIRTDVALYPVRPFVGRTRGLIASPPCQAWSMAGKRLGLVDQPLVHQAVADLAVGRDTRPQLLAACQDPRSLLAAEPMRYLHALHTVGEPEWVLMEEVPDVAPLWKQYAAVLRTWGFSTWSGILNAADYGVPQTRRRAILIASRTRRAAPPEPTHAKLGEQESLFGPGRQRWVSMAEALGWGRTDGPVPTVCAGGGPGGGPEPFPSGSRKTLSDARDRGAWQSPPPRMEPSRSSKASSPCRCREGARPSPRCTAGPDWVLRSNSQANAAVRPVTEPAATLFFGNRANECIWTTRSTTALGSVAAPAIRITAEEAGILQSFPASYPWQGTKGQRFSQIGNAVPPLLAGHLIAPHVERMLNRDDFVLAA from the coding sequence GGGCAGACCACGATCCGTACCGACGTCGCGCTGTACCCGGTCCGACCCTTCGTGGGGCGGACCCGCGGGCTGATAGCGAGCCCGCCCTGCCAGGCATGGAGCATGGCCGGCAAACGTCTCGGGCTTGTCGACCAGCCCCTTGTCCACCAGGCCGTTGCCGACCTCGCGGTCGGCCGCGACACCCGGCCCCAGCTGCTTGCCGCCTGCCAGGACCCGCGGTCGCTACTGGCCGCCGAGCCAATGCGATACCTCCACGCTCTCCACACCGTGGGCGAGCCGGAGTGGGTGCTGATGGAGGAGGTGCCCGACGTCGCACCGCTGTGGAAGCAGTACGCCGCCGTGCTGCGCACCTGGGGGTTCTCCACCTGGAGCGGCATCCTGAACGCGGCCGACTACGGCGTACCGCAGACCAGGAGGAGGGCGATCCTGATCGCCTCCCGCACCCGTCGGGCCGCCCCGCCCGAACCCACGCACGCCAAACTCGGCGAGCAGGAATCCCTCTTCGGGCCCGGCCGCCAGCGATGGGTGTCCATGGCCGAAGCCCTGGGCTGGGGACGCACGGACGGGCCCGTGCCCACTGTGTGCGCCGGCGGCGGACCCGGGGGCGGGCCCGAACCCTTCCCGTCCGGCTCCCGTAAGACGCTGTCCGACGCCCGCGACCGCGGCGCCTGGCAGAGCCCCCCGCCCCGCATGGAACCCTCCCGGAGCTCCAAGGCCAGCTCGCCGTGCAGGTGCCGGGAAGGGGCCCGGCCGTCGCCGCGCTGCACGGCCGGTCCGGACTGGGTTCTGCGCAGCAACAGCCAGGCGAACGCGGCTGTCCGCCCCGTGACCGAGCCGGCCGCCACCTTGTTCTTCGGCAACCGCGCCAACGAATGCATCTGGACCACCCGCTCCACCACGGCCCTGGGCTCCGTCGCGGCGCCGGCCATCCGGATCACCGCCGAGGAAGCCGGAATCCTGCAATCCTTCCCGGCGTCCTACCCCTGGCAGGGCACCAAGGGCCAGCGCTTCTCCCAGATCGGCAACGCCGTCCCCCCGCTGCTCGCAGGGCACTTGATTGCCCCGCACGTGGAACGCATGCTCAACCGCGACGACTTCGTTCTGGCGGCGTGA